In Bacillus sp. DX3.1, the following proteins share a genomic window:
- a CDS encoding SE1561 family protein — protein sequence MGKAIQDKDSQLVYLKERLNMFIEVIDTIEPEEVELEDVDRLLAMLDELELKCEQFKKDE from the coding sequence GTGGGAAAAGCAATTCAAGATAAAGATTCACAACTAGTATATTTAAAAGAACGTTTAAATATGTTCATAGAAGTAATTGATACAATTGAACCAGAAGAGGTAGAACTAGAAGATGTAGATCGCCTTCTTGCAATGTTAGATGAATTAGAACTGAAATGTGAGCAATTTAAAAAAGACGAATAA